Part of the Streptomyces sp. NBC_01264 genome, CCGCGCTGCCGCCGTCGGTGTCGCCCTCGCCGGCGGCGATCGTCTCGTGGTGGCGGATGACCTCGGCGATGATGAAGTTGAGGAGCTTCTCGGCGAAGGCCGGGTCGAGTTTGGCGTTCTCGGCGAGCTGGCGCAGCCGGGCGATCTGGCTGGCCTCGCGGCCCGGGTCGGCCGGGGGCAGCTGGTGGCGGGCCTTGAGGTGGCCGACCTGCTGGGTGCACTTGAAGCGCTCGGCGAGCATGTGGACCACGGCCGCGTCGATGTTGTCGATGCTGTCCCTGAGCCGGGCCAGCTCGGCGGTGACGTTCTCGTCGATGTCCCTGGTGTTCATGGTCACAGAGAATACGTGGCGCGCGGCGCCGGTTCCTCGGCCGATCGACCACTGAGACGGCGCGACCCGCCCGGCTCAGGCCGGCTCGGCGGCCGGGTCGTGGGTGATCAGGTCGCCCGGCTGGCACTGGAGGACGTCGCAGATCCGGGACAGCGTGGAGAAGCGGATGGCCTTGGCCCGGCCGTTCTTGAGCACGGACAGGTTGACGACGGTGATGCCCACCTGTGCGGACAGTTCGGTGAGGGTCATGCCGCGCTCGGCGAGGACCCGGTCGAGGTGGATCCGGATCGCGTGGAGCTCCTCTTCGGGCATTCAGATGGTCCCTTCGAGGTCCTCTCGCATGCGCACG contains:
- a CDS encoding chorismate mutase produces the protein MNTRDIDENVTAELARLRDSIDNIDAAVVHMLAERFKCTQQVGHLKARHQLPPADPGREASQIARLRQLAENAKLDPAFAEKLLNFIIAEVIRHHETIAAGEGDTDGGSAGAE
- a CDS encoding helix-turn-helix domain-containing protein; translated protein: MPEEELHAIRIHLDRVLAERGMTLTELSAQVGITVVNLSVLKNGRAKAIRFSTLSRICDVLQCQPGDLITHDPAAEPA